A single genomic interval of bacterium harbors:
- a CDS encoding LEA type 2 family protein: MRNLAVFLFLLVSACSISKQIKEAKEFARCEFHIRSISQVYLAGEKIDGIKSVNDLGLKKATKILTVAATGSLPLTFNVNVVSHNPNDVEAGINKLEWIILVDQQEWLKGTLDRAVHIAPDSSVEFPVSVSADLKQSMQGKNKEALLNLAFNLSGENQKQSNIVLKIKPSVEIAGKIIEYPGYVDISFTAENGKVFHKKN, encoded by the coding sequence ATGCGGAATTTAGCGGTTTTTTTATTTTTATTAGTCTCAGCATGTTCAATTTCAAAGCAAATTAAAGAAGCCAAGGAATTTGCACGCTGTGAGTTTCATATTCGTTCAATTTCGCAAGTGTATCTGGCCGGCGAAAAGATCGATGGTATTAAATCGGTCAACGATTTGGGATTGAAAAAGGCTACGAAGATTTTAACGGTGGCTGCAACCGGCTCACTTCCCCTCACGTTTAATGTGAATGTTGTGAGTCATAATCCGAACGATGTTGAAGCTGGAATCAATAAATTGGAATGGATCATACTGGTTGATCAACAGGAATGGCTCAAAGGCACGCTGGATCGAGCGGTACACATTGCTCCGGACAGTTCGGTTGAATTTCCCGTGTCAGTCAGTGCGGATTTGAAGCAATCAATGCAGGGAAAGAACAAAGAAGCTCTGTTGAACCTTGCCTTTAATCTATCGGGTGAAAATCAGAAGCAATCGAATATCGTTTTAAAAATAAAACCGTCGGTGGAAATTGCCGGCAAGATCATTGAATATCCCGGCTATGTGGATATATCATTCACCGCGGAAAACGGGAAAGTATTTCACAAGAAAAACTAA
- a CDS encoding energy transducer TonB, whose amino-acid sequence MENVIRNQYRKTFECSLLASLVAVTLFITNTSFSHIPKPIIIDLDIPFNLVDVTVQSDKRATTPKRPAMPIAVADEILLDDEIADTEVILNTIPLPPLVSEIEHSTEEPETFIVYDEPPHLIGNNAFIQKNLKYPDLARQAGIEGKVVVSIVIGIDGKVENALILSEDGNVGFGKAALEVVEKCRFTPAMQRDKPVRVKMSMPISFRLR is encoded by the coding sequence ATGGAAAACGTCATTAGAAATCAGTATCGAAAAACTTTCGAGTGTTCGCTGCTTGCTTCGTTGGTTGCTGTAACGCTATTCATCACTAACACGTCGTTTAGTCACATTCCTAAACCCATAATAATTGATCTGGACATCCCTTTTAATCTTGTAGATGTGACGGTTCAATCAGATAAACGCGCAACAACTCCTAAACGGCCGGCGATGCCCATCGCCGTGGCCGATGAAATACTACTCGACGATGAAATCGCCGATACTGAAGTCATATTGAATACGATTCCCCTGCCTCCACTTGTTTCTGAGATCGAACATTCGACCGAAGAGCCTGAAACATTTATTGTTTATGATGAACCCCCGCATTTAATTGGTAATAATGCGTTTATTCAAAAAAATCTCAAATATCCTGACCTAGCGAGACAAGCAGGAATCGAAGGTAAAGTCGTTGTCAGTATTGTAATAGGAATTGATGGGAAAGTTGAAAATGCATTGATCTTGTCTGAGGATGGTAATGTGGGATTTGGCAAAGCAGCATTAGAAGTTGTAGAGAAATGCCGTTTTACACCGGCCATGCAGCGTGATAAACCGGTACGGGTAAAAATGTCGATGCCAATTTCGTTTCGACTAAGATGA
- a CDS encoding radical SAM protein: protein MKKLRIGIIDLVTKGPTNTMYARLMHANLAGIMSQAVAVWCEEQGHTVTFMCYTGREDLMTEMPADLDMVFICAFTQAAQLSYALSNMFRSRGAVTVLGGPHARCYPEDAVLHFDYVLGFTDKKIIETVLQENAQHRPVGRQLAAAQQPTHVPGVRARWKFIESTLEKSPVFKIVGMLGSLGCPYTCSFCIDAVVPYQPLDFDEMKGDLQFLLTKFKRPHVGWHDPNFGIRFDDYMTMIEDAVPPDSIDFVSESSLSLLSEEHVKRMKRNGFKAVLPGIESWYDLGNKSKTGKSQGMEKVRRVSDQVNMILQHIPYVQTNFVLGLDCDEGTEPFELTAKFLDMTPGAFPAYSLLSAFGRAAELNLEYQKANRVLPFPFHFLNNNHAMNVRPKGYQWPEFYDNLIKLSTHSFSWPRILARFQATHAAIPRLLNFVRAVSSEGFGRIRYYKAVRQKLDEDRALRSYFEQESTDLPEFYTQRLKRDLGPLWSWLPNNAIHHDAYAYLKSQTHSVGMIAKA from the coding sequence ATGAAAAAGCTTCGTATCGGGATTATTGATCTTGTTACTAAAGGGCCGACGAACACTATGTACGCACGACTGATGCACGCCAATCTTGCCGGCATCATGTCGCAGGCGGTGGCCGTTTGGTGCGAAGAACAAGGCCACACCGTAACGTTTATGTGTTATACCGGGAGAGAAGATTTGATGACAGAAATGCCTGCCGATCTCGATATGGTGTTTATTTGCGCTTTTACACAAGCCGCTCAATTGTCCTATGCGTTGAGTAACATGTTTCGCTCTCGCGGCGCCGTGACGGTGCTGGGCGGTCCTCATGCGCGTTGCTATCCCGAAGATGCAGTGTTACACTTTGATTATGTGTTGGGATTTACCGATAAAAAAATCATTGAAACCGTATTGCAGGAAAATGCGCAACACCGCCCGGTTGGCCGGCAGTTAGCCGCTGCACAACAGCCGACGCATGTTCCCGGAGTCAGGGCACGATGGAAATTCATAGAATCGACATTGGAAAAATCGCCGGTCTTTAAGATCGTCGGCATGCTCGGCAGTCTCGGTTGCCCGTATACGTGTTCATTTTGTATCGATGCGGTCGTGCCTTATCAACCGCTGGATTTCGACGAAATGAAAGGGGACTTGCAATTTTTATTGACCAAATTCAAACGACCGCATGTCGGCTGGCACGATCCCAATTTCGGAATCCGTTTCGATGATTATATGACAATGATCGAAGATGCCGTTCCACCCGACAGCATCGATTTTGTTTCGGAAAGCAGTTTATCACTTCTGTCGGAAGAACATGTCAAACGCATGAAGCGAAACGGTTTCAAAGCCGTCCTTCCAGGGATTGAATCGTGGTATGATCTCGGCAATAAATCGAAAACCGGCAAAAGCCAGGGCATGGAAAAGGTTCGTCGTGTTTCCGATCAGGTGAATATGATTTTGCAGCACATTCCGTATGTGCAGACAAATTTTGTACTCGGGCTCGACTGCGATGAAGGAACGGAACCGTTTGAATTGACGGCTAAATTTCTGGATATGACGCCGGGAGCGTTCCCTGCGTATTCACTGCTGTCGGCCTTCGGTCGGGCGGCAGAGCTTAATCTTGAATATCAAAAAGCCAATCGCGTGCTACCATTTCCTTTTCATTTTTTAAATAATAATCATGCAATGAATGTCCGTCCAAAAGGTTATCAATGGCCGGAATTTTATGATAATTTAATCAAACTCAGTACGCACAGTTTTTCATGGCCTAGGATTTTAGCCAGATTCCAGGCAACCCATGCTGCCATTCCACGGCTATTGAATTTTGTTCGTGCCGTCTCATCAGAAGGTTTCGGCCGCATTCGCTATTATAAAGCCGTGCGACAAAAGCTTGACGAAGATCGGGCGTTGAGAAGTTATTTTGAACAGGAGTCGACGGATCTGCCGGAGTTTTATACACAACGTCTTAAACGTGATCTCGGCCCGCTCTGGTCATGGCTTCCAAATAACGCCATTCATCATGATGCTTATGCCTATTTGAAATCGCAAACTCATTCTGTCGGAATGATTGCAAAGGCGTAA
- a CDS encoding patatin-like phospholipase family protein codes for MTRILSIDGGGIRGIIPGQILIHLEKIFQDKSGNPDARIADYFDLIAGTSTGGILTCFYLIPDPAKPSRPKYRADEAVDIYVKRGKDIFESSFWRKVKTLWGFVDKEYSVKGLEKALADYFGDVQLKDLLKPSLVTAYDIENRSAEFFAQHDAYEPKNNFLTRQVARATSAAPTYFAPALVTSMAGKKIPLVDGGVFANNPALCAYAEARKFKGNPTAKDMVILSIGTGKIEKSYKYEEARKWGKAEWLQPILDIIMSAGPEVADYQLRMMFDAIDCSKQYLRIEPELGEASPQMDDVSEKNLKALQVAGDAAFNKYRVPIEDLADVLINSQSK; via the coding sequence ATGACGCGTATTTTATCGATAGACGGCGGCGGAATCCGGGGAATTATTCCCGGACAAATTCTCATTCATTTGGAGAAAATTTTTCAGGATAAATCCGGGAATCCCGATGCACGGATTGCCGATTATTTCGATTTGATTGCCGGAACGAGCACCGGCGGTATTCTCACGTGTTTTTATCTCATTCCCGATCCCGCAAAACCCTCACGACCAAAGTACCGTGCGGATGAAGCGGTTGATATTTATGTTAAGCGCGGTAAAGACATTTTTGAATCGTCTTTCTGGCGCAAGGTCAAAACGTTATGGGGTTTTGTGGATAAGGAATATTCAGTCAAAGGTCTGGAAAAAGCTTTGGCCGATTATTTCGGCGATGTTCAGTTGAAAGATCTGCTCAAGCCATCACTGGTGACCGCGTATGATATTGAAAATCGCAGCGCTGAATTTTTTGCTCAACACGATGCCTATGAACCAAAAAACAATTTTTTAACGAGGCAAGTCGCCCGGGCCACCTCGGCCGCTCCAACTTATTTTGCTCCGGCTCTGGTAACCTCGATGGCCGGAAAAAAAATTCCACTGGTTGATGGTGGTGTATTTGCCAACAATCCCGCATTATGTGCCTATGCCGAAGCAAGAAAATTCAAAGGCAATCCTACAGCCAAAGACATGGTGATCTTGTCCATTGGAACCGGAAAAATCGAGAAGTCTTATAAATATGAAGAAGCACGAAAGTGGGGAAAGGCCGAATGGCTCCAACCTATTCTCGATATTATTATGTCGGCCGGTCCTGAAGTGGCTGATTACCAACTCCGAATGATGTTCGATGCCATTGACTGCTCCAAACAATACCTGCGCATTGAACCAGAACTCGGCGAAGCAAGTCCTCAAATGGATGACGTTTCCGAAAAAAATCTCAAGGCGCTTCAAGTCGCTGGTGATGCGGCTTTTAATAAATATCGGGTGCCAATTGAAGATTTGGCCGATGTTTTGATCAACTCGCAAAGCAAGTAA
- a CDS encoding N-acetylmuramidase family protein produces the protein MLKEKSRTLTLKDKEDKAKEIGVELAALRAVIQVESSGGGFLNDGRPKILFEGHIFWRQLALRKIDPAPLSEKYPDIIYPKWVKTFYKGGVGEFERLDRARTINDEAALASASWGAFQIMGFNYAPAGFGSVNKFVDAHYISENDHLTAFCNLIKNQGILPFLISKNWEKFAERYNGSGQIAVYAGLLKKAYEDFSKS, from the coding sequence ATGCTCAAAGAAAAGAGCCGGACATTGACGCTGAAAGATAAGGAAGACAAAGCCAAAGAAATTGGCGTAGAGCTCGCTGCGCTCCGGGCTGTAATTCAAGTGGAATCATCCGGCGGTGGCTTTTTAAATGACGGAAGACCAAAAATTCTTTTTGAAGGCCACATTTTCTGGCGTCAATTAGCCCTTCGTAAAATAGATCCTGCACCGCTGTCGGAGAAATATCCTGATATTATATATCCGAAGTGGGTCAAAACTTTCTACAAAGGCGGAGTCGGAGAGTTTGAACGCCTCGATCGGGCGCGCACGATCAACGATGAAGCGGCTCTGGCATCGGCTTCGTGGGGGGCGTTCCAGATTATGGGCTTCAATTATGCGCCTGCTGGATTTGGATCGGTAAATAAATTTGTCGATGCTCACTACATTTCAGAGAACGATCATCTTACCGCCTTTTGCAATTTGATTAAAAATCAGGGCATACTTCCTTTCTTGATTTCAAAAAATTGGGAGAAATTTGCAGAACGGTATAACGGTTCGGGGCAAATTGCCGTTTATGCCGGGTTGTTGAAAAAGGCGTATGAAGATTTCAGTAAATCGTAA